Proteins encoded within one genomic window of Trichoderma asperellum chromosome 2, complete sequence:
- a CDS encoding uncharacterized protein (EggNog:ENOG41~TransMembrane:1 (i47-67o)), with protein MSASTLFKRIAQRADSLTWRLGGSSMQVQPGLARPTPLKPSGARKTLRFISVLTASGAVAASAAYYARQADSRMYLVQDVSSKTLGSEDARFAFYNELESNPPDVSSLPVEHAVLTSAPHVPPPVTRKHPALVKVDLTTSPKLMQVTNQYKYEAWTFNGTVPGPFIRARAGDVVELRLTNRDETGNPHNIDSHAITGPGGGSAVTNAEEGETKTARFRLLCPGLFVYHCAAAPIPVHIANGMYGLMYVQPADDDSAAAGPGGLPPVDREYYVMQSEVYHEPPEPDEDTGRPSSTVEFSYPQGLREEPNAVVFNGREAALTRDAPLKARTGETVRIFFGNGGPNLTSSFHVIGSHFLRAYRDGDVLSPPGRFVSTLSVPPAGAAIVDLKVLVPGTYTLVDHAIFRIDKGAVGFLNVAGEPRPDVYSSTEPPAPCVGCKLHP; from the exons ATGAGTGCCTCAACGCTCTTCAAGAGGATTGCGCAAAGGGCCGACTCCCTGACATGGCGACTGGGTGGCTCTTCCATGCAGGTACAACCGGGCTTGGCGCGCCCCACGCCGTTGAAGCCGTCCGGCGCTCGTAAGACGTTGCGGTTCATCTCCGTGCTTACTGCCTCGGGGGCTGTCGCCGCGAGCGCCGCCTACTACGCCAGGCAGGCAGACTCTCGCATGTATCTGGTCCAGGATGTGTCCAGCAAGACG CTTGGCAGTGAGGATGCGCGCTTCGCCTTCTACAATGAACTCGAAAGCAACCCTCCGGACGTGTCCTCACTGCCCGTTGAGCACGCGGTGCTCACATCCGCGCCGCATGTGCCACCGCCAGTGACTCGCAAGCATCCCGCCCTCGTGAAGGTGGACCTCACGACATCGCCAAAACTGATGCAGGTGACGAACCAGTACAAGTACGAGGCGTGGACCTTTAACGGCACAGTCCCGGGCCCCTTCATCCGCGCGCGCGCAGGCGACGTGGTAGAGCTGCGGCTCACGAACCGCGACGAGACGGGCAACCCGCACAACATCGACTCGCACGCCATTACGGGCCCCGGGGGCGGGTCGGCAGTGACCAACGCCGAAGAGGGGGAGACGAAGACGGCGCGGTTCCGGCTGCTGTGCCCGGGCCTGTTCGTGTACCACTGCGCGGCGGCGCCCATCCCGGTGCACATCGCCAACGGCATGTACGGGCTCATGTACGTGCAGCCGGCCGACGACGACAGCGCCGCGGCCGGCCCGGGGGGTCTCCCGCCCGTGGACCGCGAGTACTACGTGATGCAGAGCGAGGTGTATCACGAGCCGCCCGAGCCGGACGAGGACACGGGGCGGCCCTCGTCCACCGTCGAGTTCTCGTACCCGCAGGGCCTGCGCGAGGAGCCCAACGCCGTCGTCTTCAACGGGCGCGAGGCGGCGCTGACCCGCGACGCCCCCCTCAAGGCGCGCACGGGCGAGACGGTGCGCATCTTCTTCGGCAACGGGGGCCCCAACCTGACGAGCTCGTTCCACGTCATCGGCAGCCACTTCCTGCGCGCATACCGCGACGGCGACGTGCTGAGCCCGCCGGGGCGCTTCGTCAGCACCCTGAGCGTGCCGCCGGCGGGCGCCGCCATCGTCGACCTCAAGGTCCTTGTGCCGGGCACGTACACGCTCGTCGATCACGCCATCTTCCGCATCGACAAGGGCGCCGTGGGCTTCCTCAACGTGGCGGGCGAGCCGCGGCCGGATGTGTACAGCAGCACGGAGCCGCCAGCCCCGTGTGTGGGGTGCAAGCTGCATCCGTGA
- a CDS encoding uncharacterized protein (EggNog:ENOG41~TransMembrane:2 (o6-26i131-147o)), with protein sequence MADSGWLQWAYILAGSATGMTIVMIAQTANSYWTAYRVAPQEVASFIDTLDFSIEENEGYDRDVSKVQRLEDKIRLNRLLREIQRIGDDLRDDLNHLVREESATTLRTSSRIMWASKRAQIEERMKRLDSLRMRFMMVYLGIITSIAEKQPPPPPPLPKQPEKTAAYSTPSRLSAKKSFDDLPKRTPTRRLTTQAIGHHEHVETPQRSGWAGVVQELQMSPRMRARHASIEKLMEDPSH encoded by the coding sequence ATGGCCGACTCAGGCTGGCTCCAGTGGGCCTACATACTGGCCGGCTCCGCCACTGGCATGACCATCGTGATGATCGCACAGACTGCGAATTCGTACTGGACGGCGTACAGGGTTGCGCCGCAGGAGGTGGCTAGCTTTATCGACACGCTTGACTTTTCCATTGAAGAAAACGAAGGCTACGACCGCGACGTCTCCAAGGTTCAGCGTCTTGAAGACAAGATCCGCCTCAATCGTCTGCTACGGGAAATCCAGAGGATCGGCGATGACTTGCGCGACGACCTGAACCACCTTGTCCGCGAGGAGAGCGCAACCACGCTGCGGACCAGCTCGAGGATCATGTGGGCGTCGAAGCGCGCGCAGATCGAAGAGAGGATGAAGCGACTAGACTCGCTTCGCATGCGCTTCATGATGGTCTATCTGGGCATCATCACCTCCATCGCCGAAAAGCAGcctccccctccaccaccactacccaAGCAGCCGGAGAAGACGGCCGCTTACTCAACACCCAGCAGACTCTCGGCGAAGAAATCATTTGATGATCTGCCAAAGCGCACACCGACTCGAAGACTGACTACCCAGGCCATCGGTCACCACGAGCATGTCGAGACACCCCAGCGGAGTGGCTGGGCCGGAGTTGTCCAGGAGTTGCAAATGTCGCCGCGGATGCGAGCACGACATGCTTCCATCGAAAAGCTGATGGAAGATCCTTCACACTAA
- the BUD32 gene encoding serine/threonine-protein kinase bud32 has translation MAAAVSDAALAHEFPLPKILTNPASTPPTLITQGAEGRLYKTTYLLPDIACALKYRPPKPWRHPILDQRLTRHRILSEARILAKCRRDGLRVPSVYALDESAGWLMLEWIEGTPVRVNINNRLGNRTEGIEDDEELKELMRKIGMAVGKMHSIGIIHGDLTTSNMMLKPPAGDQPDNATGLEGEIVIIDLGLASGGVHDEDRAVDLYVLERAFGSTHPRAECIFNEVLEAYKKSFKQAGVALKKLEEVRMRGRKRSMLG, from the coding sequence atggcggccGCTGTATCGGACGCCGCGCTGGCGCATGAATTTCCGCTGCCCAAGATTCTCACCAACCCCGCGTCGACCCCGCCAACGCTCATCACACAAGGCGCCGAAGGCCGGCTCTACAAGACGACTTACCTGCTGCCCGACATTGCCTGCGCCCTAAAGTACCGCCCGCCGAAGCCGTGGCGGCATCCCATCCTCGACCAGCGCCTGACCAGACACCGCATCCTGTCCGAGGCTCGCATCCTCGCCAAGTGCCGCCGAGATGGGCTCCGCGTGCCCTCGGTGTATGCCCTGGACGAGTCCGCGGGGTGGTTGATGCTGGAGTGGATTGAGGGCACGCCCGTGCGCGTCAATATCAATAACAGACTGGGGAACAGGACCGAGGGCatcgaggatgacgaggagctAAAGGAGTTGATGCGGAAAATAGGCATGGCGGTGGGCAAGATGCACAGCATTGGCATCATCCACGGCGACTTGACGACGAGCAACATGATGCTGAAGCCTCCGGCGGGCGATCAGCCTGATAACGCGACCGGCCTCGAGGGAGAGATTGTCATCATAGACCTTGGGCTTGCCAGCGGAGGTGTACACGACGAGGACAGGGCAGTTGATCTATACGTCCTCGAGCGTGCCTTTGGCAGCACACATCCCCGTGCTGAGTGCATCTTCAACGAGGTCCTGGAGGCATATAAAAAGTCATTTAAGCAGGCCGGCGTAGCCCTCAAGAAGCTGGAAGAAGTAAGGATGAGAGGTCGCAAGCGAAGTATGCTCGGCTAG
- the VAS2 gene encoding AP-1 adaptor complex sigma subunit Aps1 — protein sequence MAIHYLILLSRQGKVRLAKWFTTLSPKDKAKIVKDVSQLVLARRTRMCNFLEYKDTKIVYRRYASLFFIAGCSSEDNELITLEIIHRYVEQMDKYYGNVCELDIIFSFTKAYYILDELLLAGELQESSKKNVLRCIGQQDSLEDMEVEDEVTKLM from the exons ATGGCGATTCA CTATCTTATTCTGTTGTCCCGTCAGGGGAAGGTG CGGCTTGCAAAATGGTTCACGACGCTGTCCCCCAAGGATAAGGCCAAGATCGTCAAGGACGTATCACAGCTCGTCCTCGCTCGAAGAACACGCATGTGCAACTTTTTGGAGTACAAGG ACACTAAAATCGTTTATCGACGATACgcctcgctcttcttcattgcaGGATGCTCTTCCGAGGACAACGAACTGATTACACTCGAAATCATCCATCGATACGTCGAACAGATGGACAAGTACTACGGCAACGTATGCGAGCTTGAtatcatcttctcttttacCAAGGCCTATTACATCCTCGACGAACTGCTTCTTGCAGGAGAGCTGCAGGAGAGCAGTAAGAAGAACGTGCTGCGCTGTATTGGACAGCAAGATTCATTGGAAGATATGGAG GTCGAAGACGAGGTCACCAAACTCATGTAA
- a CDS encoding uncharacterized protein (BUSCO:EOG092D3JAI) has protein sequence MKYLPVQEFEAVTGALNFNTPDCNVTGGCDLYTTKSTGSDKKLYKNIDKDLSSQHAALLKLGASLSPPDREHMLATSRSMQLFSHSSAFGPLSELASRRTFAYLIATLNASHPHYDFSHVLRPGDFKRERNLKRVMANLDSILQNVRPGFEGSSYDSSAGSDLNAQWGPQCWSLINKEMRLNECTIFSYHPEVDPFEEDESAIWAVHYFFFNRMLKRVAYLYVRVVPVISSQSPTLRPAKGGLHKRHTAVESDGAKKRTKYWLGDQDAELVPPFEDDEEPLDDGLYWNRGEDGDIVQFSDDDLAEDEPLDEDDDYDEDDDMTSTRRERLMSEDIAGRMEI, from the exons ATGAAG TACCTCCCAGTCCAAGAATTCGAGGCCGTAACTGGCGCTCTCAACTTCAATACCCCTGATTGCAACGTCACGGGCGGATGCGATCTCTACACAACGAAATCCACCGGGTCCGACAAGAAACTATACAAGAATATCGACAAAGATCTCAGTTCCCAGCATGCCGCGCTGCTCAAGCTAGGCGCCAGCCTGTCACCGCCCGACCGGGAACACATGCTCGCAACGTCGCGCAGCATGCAGTTATTCTCGCACTCAAGCGCATTCGGCCCTCTGTCTGAGCTTGCCAGCCGACGAACATTTGCCTATCTGATTGCAACGCTTAATGCAAGCCACCCTCACTACGACTTTTCTCATGTCTTGCGGCCCGGCGATTTCAAGCGTGAGAGGAACTTGAAGCGTGTCATGGCCAACTTGGATTCAATCTTGCAAAACGTACGACCTGGCTTTGAAGGCTCATCGTACGACTCATCCGCCGGCAGCGACTTGAATGCCCAGTGGGGTCCACAGTGCTGGTCCTTGATTAACAAAGAGATGCGTCTTAATGAGTGCACCATCTTTAGCTATCACCCAGAAGTCGACCcttttgaagaagacgaaagcGCCATTTGGGCGGTTCACTACTTCTTTTTCAACAGAATGCTCAAGAGAGTCGCTTACCTCTATGTCCGTGTTGTCCCGGTCATTTCCTCACAGAGCCCAACCTTGAGACCGGCCAAGGGCGGTTTACACAAGCGACATACCGCGGTCGAGTCAGATGGCGCAAAGAAACGGACAAAGTACTGGCTTGGTGACCAAGACGCCGAGTTAGTACCACCATttgaggacgatgaagagccGTTGGATGACGGCCTCTACTGGAACAGAGGGGAGGATGGCGACATCGTACAGTTCTCAGACGATGACCTTGCTGAAGATGAACCACtagacgaggatgacgactacgacgaagatgacgacatgACAAGTACAAGGCGGGAGAGGCTTATGAGCGAGGATATTGCCGGGCGAATGGAGATTTAA
- a CDS encoding uncharacterized protein (EggNog:ENOG41), with protein sequence MAGSAVESRPTSSVGAPRDVRPRTQSISSDRPSIASHTFLALPQSISPEAAFIASSAASQIVTNNHDGHESTWYDQNGVEPSGEAAVISPAALQLVNSFLDQLLLNFLQVAKSTSLSALRPAVSDVLKPKLAKETISNADEELREYLGGSEEEEFTDPQSPHARDWDVELAWKRARLRCMVYSSLGDLEEEDEDKYMTQENLEIGEHERTSDIISPAVAIFLTSVLEYMGELTLSVAGQAASQRLRSKIERELKDGARSPAAVAERIVVEDIDMERVALDRTLGRLWRGWKKRMRAPPGEYVSTRSLSISHAGSLYDRKSSISERGTDSAEVQDDARDAVEEDVHPMNIPLPMGENDIAEIEVPGLAHYSDDEDEADEEEEKDFDKRRVKSFAGASSLLNESQISADSEHYATLLSLHRRSTSLPTPRRSVFYATARPRSKTADAAGNGIPELQELARLSVTEVEAKAAPAKSRDSDESGSDEFDEVIYEKAEILTSSRVSVSSTSSRSVSDTGKAIHLSRSSSVHSARIIDVPPRSPATSRPRSMESAERPRASTVSGASPLSRPGGADEMRKAKAIDTGSRTGVPLTAVRSPVERMRPPIPNAATISESEEDADQVNPIVKPVPASRTRDQLGRLPHGLQTNIRAADRISASPQSDQPHSGTRSSSLKTAQSATDTQFSDVPYRSGGHSNRTKGRPTAELDEEETTPSLHSIAPPRQIHTSGSSSSSGASRFKAVRTTSDDASNRAENMARNFEELIQSNQTITYTLTPENMRDIDIKKSADSPVVTKITRKSEDLMRSSPVGSNASQSIPRAQPASPKASSENTTRLSGPVPRAPAGAYGASGRAGGPQARDARAPGESLADFAEFIKSTGPAGDRGPAALRNVHVPVNPPKTIPESQPVTTMSSRSTNNRNRYQAREPAASSRNDNSDLIDFIRQGPASAAGSQNHIPRHVAPFRNPGDSEMMYGAAGGKAIDPVLPDLRHSQASTSVTDYSMPSMHSSVNSNSALLKNKSMPKANALFGEDDEDMGMPMPVRKTRRVRDPYAIDFSDEEEDDFDVAPRPPPKKEESLAEFLLNCEPPPEPPSPPTKQQPRRKSSTPGLMGRFGRNNSKEVNTLHESQSRPGTMGLGNEARPSNTRKHVPIQMPPGYDAYGPIDAHPPVNKAPVERAPMNRVPMKKFEPREPAFLGQTGDLARFLRDSEPPPDFNPTPVPVQQDEPSGFAKFFGRRRKASVV encoded by the exons ATGGCAGGCTCCGCCGTCGAGTCGCGCCCGACGAGCAGCGTTGGTGCGCCGCGCGATGTGCGACCGCGAACCCAGAGCATCTCTAGCGACAGACCTTCGATCGCGAGCCACAcatttcttgctcttccgcAGTCTATATCTCCAGAGGCCGCCTTCATTGCTTCATCTGCAGCTTCACAAATCGTGACCAACAATCACGACGGCCACGAAAGCACCTGGTACGACCAAAATGGTGTCGAACCTTCTGGAGAGGCTGCTGTGATATCCCCTGCTGCCTTACAGCTCGTCAACAGTTTTCTCGATCAATTATTACTAAACTTTTTGCAAGTCGCCAAATCTACCTCTCTCTCGGCTCTGCGACCTGCTGTCTCCGACGTCCTCAAGCCAAAATTAGCCAAAGAAACTATAAGCAATGCTGATGAAGAACTGAGGGAGTACTTAGGGGGctctgaggaagaagagtttACCGACCCCCAAAGCCCCCATGCACGAGATTGGGACGTTGAATTAGCTTGGAAGAGGGCTAGATTGCGATGTATGGTCTATTCCTCTCTGGGAgacttggaagaagaggacgaggataaATACATGACGCAAGAAAATCTCGAAATTGGCGAACACGAGAGAACGTCCGACATCATCTCGCCCGCTGTGGCCATCTTTCTTACCTCAGTCCTGGAATACATGGGCGAACTCACGCTTTCTGTGGCTGGACAGGCAGCGAGTCAAAGGCTGCGCTCCAAGATTGAGAGGGAGCTCAAGGATGGAGCGCGCAGCCCGGCCGCTGTTGCTGAAAGAATCGTAGTGGAGGACATTGATATGGAACGCGTCGCGCTTGATCGAACTTTGGGCCGCTTGTGGCGAGGGTGGAAAAAGAGGATGCGTGCACCGCCAGGCGAATATGTCTCCACTCGATCTCTTTCAATAAGCCACGCTGGTTCGCTGTACGATCGTAAGAGTTCCATTAGTGAGCGTGGTACTGACTCTGCCGAGGTGCAAGATGACGCAAGAGATGCTGTGGAGGAAGACGTTCACCCCATGAATATTCCACTGCCCATGGGCGAAAACGACATTGCGGAGATTGAGGTGCCAGGTTTGGCCCACTatagtgatgatgaggatgaagcagacgaggaggaagaaaaggatttCGACAAACGCCGCGTCAAATCTTTCGCCGGGGCGTCCTCCTTACTCAATGAATCCCAAATATCAGCAGACTCAGAGCACTATGCCACTTTACTCAGCCTTCACAGAAGATCCACCTCACTACCAACCCCCAGAAGGTCAGTCTTTTATGCAACTGCGCGACCGAGGTCGAAAACTGCCGATGCCGCGGGGAATGGCATCCCTGAGCTACAAGAGCTTGCGAGGCTCTCAGTTACGGAGGTGGAGGCGAAAGCGGCACCTGCGAAAAGTCGTGACTCTGATGAAAGCGGATCGGATGAATTTGATGAAGTGATATATGAGAAAGCCGAGATCCTGACCTCGTCCAGAGTGTCCGTCTCCAGCACTTCATCTCGTTCCGTCTCAGATACGGGTAAGGCCATTCATCTGAGCAGGTCTTCGAGTGTGCACTCTGCACGCATCATTGACGTTCCGCCCCGTAGTCCAGCCACTAGTCGACCACGTTCAATGGAATCGGCCGAGCGGCCACGCGCAAGCACTGTGTCTGGAGCAAGCCCGCTATCACGTCCAGGCGGTGCGGATGAGATgcgcaaagccaaagccattgACACTGGCTCGAGAACAGGAGTGCCTCTAACGGCAGTAAGATCTCCAGTCGAGAGGATGAGGCCACCTATCCCAAATGCTGCGACCATCTCTGAATCTGAGGAAGACGCCGATCAGGTGAATCCAATTGTCAAGCCTGTACCAGCTTCTCGAACTCGAGATCAGCTTGGCCGTCTCCCACATGGCTTGCAAACAAATATCAGAGCTGCTGATAGAATTTCGGCTTCTCCTCAAAGTGACCAGCCTCATTCTGGCACCAGGAGTTCATCTCTGAAAACCGCTCAAAGTGCCACAGATACACAATTTTCAGACGTTCCTTACAGGTCCGGGGGCCATTCCAATCGAACGAAGGGGCGGCCCACCGCTGAGCTTGATGAGGAGGAAACAACTCCGTCCCTGCATTCCATTGCTCCTCCTCGGCAGATCCACACATCTGGttcgtcctcatcttctgGCGCCAGTCGGTTCAAAGCGGTCAGAACTACTTCAGACGACGCATCGAACCGTGCTGAAAACATGGCGCGCAACTTTGAAGAGCTAATTCAGAGCAATCAAACCATCACATACACGTTGACGCCGGAGAATATGCGTGATATCGAT ATCAAAAAATCTGCCGACAGCCCTGTTGTGACAAAGATCACCCGTAAAAGCGAAGATCTTATGCGATCCTCGCCGGTTGGCTCAAATGCATCACAATCAATTCCGCGGGCGCAGCCTGCCAGCCCCAAGGCTTCTTCTGAAAACACAACCAGACTTTCTGGGCCGGTTCCTCGCGCTCCGGCAGGAGCCTACGGCGCGTCTGGTCGTGCGGGTGGGCCCCAGGCTCGAGATGCTCGTGCACCTGGCGAGTCTTTGGCAGACTTTGCTGAGTTCATCAAGTCTACGGGCCCAGCTGGCGACAGAGGCCCGGCAGCTCTGCGTAATGTGCACGTCCCTGTCAACCCACCCAAGACCATTCCAGAGTCTCAGCCAGTTACCACCATGAGCAGCCGTAGCACCAACAATCGAAATCGATACCAGGCTCGAGAGCCTGCTGCCAGTAGTAGAAACGACAACTCAGACCTGATCGATTTTATAAGGCAGGGCCCAGCCAGTGCTGCGGGTAGTCAAAATCACATCCCTCGACATGTGGCTCCTTTCCGTAATCCGGGCGATTCAGAGATGATGtatggcgctgctggaggcAAGGCGATTGATCCGGTACTTCCCGATCTGCGACATAGCCAAGCATCTACCAGCGTGACAGATTACTCGATGCCGTCGATGCACTCCTCTGTCAACTCCAACTCCGCGCTTCTCAAGAACAAGAGCATGCCCAAGGCAAACGCGCTCTTTGGggaagacgatgaggatATGGGCATGCCGATGCCTGTACGAAAAACTCGCCGAGTTCGTGATCCGTACGCAATTGACTTCagtgatgaggaagaggatgatttCGACGTGGCTCCCAGACCGCCCCctaagaaggaagaaagtcTGGCAGAGTTTTTGCTCAACTGCGAGCCTCCACCGGAGCCTCCGTCTCCGCCtacgaagcagcagccaaggagGAAGTCGAGCACGCCCGGTCTTATGGGACGGTTTGGTCGTAACAACTCTAAAGAGGTTAACACTCTTCATGAATCTCAATCACGCCCTGGCACTATGGGTCTCGGCAACGAAGCCCGCCCTTCGAATACTCGCAAGCATGTTCCAATTCAGATGCCTCCAGGATACGACGCGTATGGGCCTATCGATGCTCATCCTCCGGTGAACAAAGCCCCAGTGGAGCGAGCCCCAATGAACAGAGTCCCAATGAAGAAATTCGAGCCGCGAGAGCCTGCATTCCTCGGACAGACAGGAGATTTAGCCAGGTTTTTACGCGATTctgagccgccgccagaCTTCAATCCCACCCCAGTTCCAGTCCAGCAGGACGAGCCCAGCGGATTCGCGAAATTCTTTGGACGACGAAGGAAGGCGTCCGTTGTCTAG
- a CDS encoding uncharacterized protein (TransMembrane:12 (i37-55o97-117i129-149o161-183i195-214o220-243i296-317o329-351i372-391o397-418i430-453o459-482i)~EggNog:ENOG41), which produces MLAILDQEERIRIKASKRQIQTIMALKFRRPAVPIQWLLPLLVVNLFIISLGLSISDYPSTKLLQDAICKRHLGLTFDELLPESQCHGRAVQRELNIIEIGGAISGTLAGALVSLPLGMLADRVGRVPILALSILSLFVSESLFLFILWRWRQIPLRATWASGAILLLGGGQGVAEAMVFTSISDVTPESKRATCFQWVSAAVLSAELFGPLVASRLTDISIWHPLCISLGLIGVGGILLVTLMPETLHSRDSPIPIGEVTPIIRNNHHSSDDNLVSKTPMESTKSTFKALSRRPAVLLLPGAILAVPAVSTQYGIIMRLMPIQFDWPLSRAALLLSLNAAVTLITLLVILPLASYTLYKKTSSSALKRDRILARSSVILFVLGSFFLMMVDKASLIIIGVVLSGLGSGVPTLCRTLLVAHIGQHKTGAVFGVIAAGEVLGTLVCELVIGPLFNVGLRTWMGLPFCLGLVISIVTCLLTWLVRKVD; this is translated from the exons ATGTTGGCGATACTGGACCAGGAAGAGCG CATCCGCATAAAAGCCTCAAAGAGGCAAATCCAAACAATCATGGCACTGAAATTCCGCCGTCCAGCCGTGCCAATACAGTGGCTCCTCCCTCTCCTGGTAGTCAACCTATTCATCATCAGCCTCGGTCTCTCGATAAGCGACTATCCATCCACAAAGCTATTGCAGGATGCCATATGCAAGCGCCACCTGGGCCTCACCTTCGACGAGCTCCTACCAGAGTCGCAATGTCACGGTAGAGCCGTGCAGCGAGAGCTGAATATCATTGAGATTGGAGGGGCCATCTCGGGCACACTTGCTG GTGCCTTGGTATCTCTACCGCTCGGAATGCTAGCCGACAGAGTTGGTCGTGTGCCTATCCTAGCTCTGAGCATTCTAAGCCTGTTCGTCTCTGAGAGCCTCTTCCTATTCATCTTATGGAGGTGGCGACAGATCCCCTTAAGAGCCACCTGGGCCTCTGGCGCCATCTTGCTCCTCGGCGGAGGACAAGGAGTCGCAGAAGCCATGGTCTTCACCAGCATCTCAGATGTGACCCCCGAGTCCAAACG GGCAACATGCTTCCAATGGGTCTCCGCCGCCGTGCTCTCCGCAGAACTCTTTGGCCCCCTCGTCGCCAGCCGCCTCACCGATATCTCCATATGGCACCCTCTCTGCATCTCGCTCGGTCTTATCGGTGTCGGTGGCATCCTCCTGGTTACACTCATGCCGGAAACACTGCACAGCCGTGACTCTCCTATTCCAATCGGAGAAGTCACTCCCATAATCCGCAATAACCACCACAGCAGCGACGACAATCTCGTCTCTAAAACGCCAATGGAATCTACCAAATCCACTTTCAAGGCCCTCTCTCGTCGCCCAGCCGTACTCCTCCTTCCAGGCGCCATCCTCGCCGTGCCAGCCGTCTCAACCCAGTACGGTATAATCATGCGCCTCATGCCCATCCAATTCGACTGGCCCCTCTCACGAGCTgcgctcctcctctctctcaacGCCGCCGTCACTCTCATCACACTGCTTGTCATCCTGCCTCTAGCATCATACACTCTCTATAAGAAAACGTCATCTTCCGCTCTCAAGCGAGACCGCATCCTCGCCCGCAGCAGCGTCATCCTCTTCGTTCTCGGCTCTTTTTTCCTGATGATGGTTGACAAGGCCAGCCTAATCATCATTGGTGTCGTACTATCTGGTCTTGGATCTGGTGTGCCGACGTTGTGCCGTACGCTGCTCGTGGCTCACATAGGCCAACATAAGACGGGGGCCGTCTTTGGAGTAATTGCTGCTGGTGAGGTCCTGGGGACATTAGTATGCGAGCTGGTTATCGGTCCGCTCTTTAACGTTGGTCTTAGGACATGGATGGGCTTGCCCTTTTGTCTCGGGCTAGTCATCTCGATTGTGACATGTTTGTTGACTTGGTTGGTTCGCAAGGTTGATTAA